The sequence below is a genomic window from Microbacterium sp. cx-55.
GTCGGCGCCGCGCGTCGATCACCCCGGTGACCATGTCGAACCGAGGGAGAGAGTGCAGACATGAGTGAGTTCCTGAGACTCGAAGGATTGCGGAAGTACTTCGCATCGTCGGGGGTGCTGGCCGTCGCCGACGTCTCGCTGTCCGTCAACGCGGGCGAGGTCGTCGCGCTCGTCGGTGAGAACGGTACGGGCAAGACAACGCTCATGAACCTGCTCTTCGGAGCCTTCCCTCTGGATGCGGGCCGCATCCTCATCGACGGCGAGGAGGTGCAGATCCGCGGCGCGCAGGATGCGATCTCGCGCGGAATCGGCATGGTGCAGCAGCACTTCGCCCTCGTGCCGAGCTTCACCGTCGCCCAGAACGTGCTCCTCGGCCGGGAGCTCACGAAAGGCGGCCGCGTCGATGACAAGGCCGCCGAAGAGTCGGTGCGCGAACTCGGGCGGCGTCTCGGCTTCCCGATCGAACCGACCGACGTGGTCGCGACACTTCCGATCGGTCTGCAGCAGCGCGTCGAGATCCTGAAGGCTCTCGCGGGCGACACTCGTCTGCTGATCCTGGACGAACCGACCGCGGTACTCACTCCGGCAGAGGCGCAGGAGCTCATCGTCGCCGTCCGCCACCTCGCCCGCTCCGGCACCGCGGTCGTCTTCATCAGCCACAAGCTCCCCGAGGTCATGGCCGTCGCCGACCGGGTCGTCGTCATGCGCCGCGGTCACGTCGTCGGCGACATGGCCGTCGCCGATGCCACGCCCGCCAAGATCGCGCGGCTCATGGTGGGCCGCGAGGTTCTCCTGCGTGCCGAGATCGCCGAGGTGGTGGCCGGTGACGCCGTGCTGGTCGCCGACAGCCTCGTCGCCCACCAGGTGAGCGCCGGCGACTCCGGTCTCGCCGGGGTGAGTCTGGACGTACGCGAACGGGAGATCGTCGGCATCGCCGGCGTGAGCGGCAACGGGCAGGGAAACCTCGTCGACGCGATCGCCGGCCTTCGGAAGGTCGATTCCGGTGCCGTCACGATCGCCGGCAAAACGGTGACAAACCGCGGGCCGAGGTTCGCGCGCGCCGCGGGCCTCGCCCACATCGCCGAGGACCGCATGCACGTCGGACTCAACCGCGAGGCGACGCTGTCGGAGAACGCTGTCTCGGTGGCCTACCGCTCGGAACGCTTCTCGCGCTTCGGGTTTCTCCGCGGCCGGGCGATCTACGAGTTCGCCCGCGAGGTCATCGAGGACTACATCGTGCGAGGCGGCGCGCCACGGCGGGTGATCGGCAGCCTCTCCGGCGGCAATCTGCAGAAGATCGTGATCGGCCGCGAGCTCGACGGGAACCCGGCACTGATCATCGCGAATCAACCGACCCGCGGCTTGGACGTCGGAAGTATCGAGTTCGTGCACCAGGCGTTGCTGGATGCGCGACGGCGCGGCGCCGGAGTGCTGCTCGTGTCGGCCGAGCTCGACGAGATCATGACGCTCGCCGACCGGATCTTCGTCATCTACGACGGGGCGATCACCGGACCGTTCGCTCGCGGCGAGCTCAGCAACGTCGAGATCGGCGCGCTCATGGCCGGCCAGAGCACGGGAGACGCCCACGACGGCGGCGACCTGCTCGACGCCACCGAGGCGGTCGCCCCGTGACGACGACCATCGTCGCCGACCACGTGGTCGTCGGGGGCACGACAGCGGACGTTCTCGAGCCCGGAGTCGTCGTCGTCGACGCCGGCGTGATCGTTTCGGTCGAGCGCGTCACCGGTGCACGTCCCCGTGGACCCGAGGTCGTCGACCTCGGCGCGAGTGTTCTCCTGCCCGGGCTCGTGAACGCGCATGCCCACGCTCCGATGATGCTGTTGCGCGGGGTCTCGGAAGGGCACTCTCTGCTCACCTGGGAAGGATGGCTCGGCGCGATCCGCGCGAAGGAGCTGCATCTGACTCCCGACATGCTCACCGCATCCGCGCTCGTCGGCTGCGCCGAGATGATCGGCTCGGGAACGACGTCGTTCGCCGACCAGTACCTGTTCGCGGAGTCGT
It includes:
- a CDS encoding ABC transporter ATP-binding protein, giving the protein MSEFLRLEGLRKYFASSGVLAVADVSLSVNAGEVVALVGENGTGKTTLMNLLFGAFPLDAGRILIDGEEVQIRGAQDAISRGIGMVQQHFALVPSFTVAQNVLLGRELTKGGRVDDKAAEESVRELGRRLGFPIEPTDVVATLPIGLQQRVEILKALAGDTRLLILDEPTAVLTPAEAQELIVAVRHLARSGTAVVFISHKLPEVMAVADRVVVMRRGHVVGDMAVADATPAKIARLMVGREVLLRAEIAEVVAGDAVLVADSLVAHQVSAGDSGLAGVSLDVREREIVGIAGVSGNGQGNLVDAIAGLRKVDSGAVTIAGKTVTNRGPRFARAAGLAHIAEDRMHVGLNREATLSENAVSVAYRSERFSRFGFLRGRAIYEFAREVIEDYIVRGGAPRRVIGSLSGGNLQKIVIGRELDGNPALIIANQPTRGLDVGSIEFVHQALLDARRRGAGVLLVSAELDEIMTLADRIFVIYDGAITGPFARGELSNVEIGALMAGQSTGDAHDGGDLLDATEAVAP